Proteins found in one Opitutaceae bacterium genomic segment:
- the dnaG gene encoding DNA primase — MPVIKPTCIRDIKARVNLVDVVSRVATLRKVGARFKGLCPFHQEKTPSFHVDPDRGLFKCFGCGKAGDLISFVRETEQLTFTEAVEALGHRFSIPIEYDEGGPTAEDRSLRQELLDIHEVAAEYFHQAYKGNTTTGEYMREYWVRRRRFPAELAEEFKVGAAPASDGGLGALLLKKKYSEAALRQCGLFHMREGVVLTLGALRPRFRGRLVIPIREPQGRVVAFTARQTDLTPEDDPSHEAKYVNSPETPIFLKSQLLFNLDRARSQVGEGKPFVMVEGQLDALRSWQVGVKTTVATQGTAITESQIALFRRYKPEVECFLDSDSAGQKAALRFLPLALKAGVEVRFLGAGNTSKIDPDLLFLEKGISALDELRRHARSAMAFACQSLLPDPASASGEHKARACRELFTLVAHVDSEVARNAFLEESASHWRLSAASLQRDFAAFLQRDPQARTDRRAQAAPVLSSAEAPEVSYQDSPERHLLAICMQFEHLARVLSHNLPHGWINAKDPAGRLLNRILAEHEQEAWAGKDHLQELLEGPEEEQLVASLSFDQLQADEPEKLAEQALQQLRQRSLVPKLRQIELALARAGADSNIDAISLLRQRTELQRQLRAPFRLLGAD, encoded by the coding sequence ATGCCCGTCATCAAGCCCACCTGCATCCGCGATATCAAGGCGCGGGTGAACCTAGTCGACGTGGTGTCGCGCGTGGCGACCCTGCGCAAGGTGGGGGCGCGTTTTAAGGGCCTTTGTCCGTTTCATCAGGAAAAAACGCCGTCCTTCCACGTCGATCCCGATCGGGGGCTTTTCAAGTGCTTTGGGTGCGGAAAAGCGGGTGACTTGATCAGCTTCGTCCGTGAGACGGAGCAACTCACGTTCACCGAGGCAGTTGAAGCGCTGGGTCATCGGTTTTCGATTCCCATCGAATACGACGAAGGGGGACCCACCGCCGAAGATCGGTCTCTGCGCCAGGAGTTGCTTGATATCCACGAGGTAGCCGCGGAATACTTCCACCAAGCCTACAAGGGAAATACAACCACCGGGGAATACATGCGTGAGTATTGGGTGCGCAGGCGCAGGTTTCCCGCGGAGCTCGCGGAGGAGTTCAAGGTCGGCGCGGCACCTGCGAGCGACGGAGGCCTGGGGGCGTTGCTCTTGAAAAAAAAGTACTCGGAGGCGGCGCTCCGTCAGTGCGGGCTTTTTCATATGCGCGAAGGTGTCGTCTTGACGCTCGGTGCACTTCGGCCGCGCTTCCGGGGCAGACTCGTGATTCCGATACGCGAACCGCAGGGGCGTGTCGTCGCGTTTACCGCGCGTCAGACAGACCTGACACCCGAAGACGACCCGTCACACGAGGCGAAGTACGTCAACTCGCCTGAGACGCCCATTTTCCTGAAAAGCCAGTTGCTGTTTAATCTCGACCGCGCCAGGTCCCAGGTCGGCGAAGGAAAACCCTTTGTGATGGTGGAAGGCCAGCTCGACGCGCTGCGCTCGTGGCAGGTCGGTGTGAAGACCACCGTGGCGACGCAAGGGACCGCCATAACGGAATCCCAGATTGCGCTATTCCGCCGCTACAAACCCGAAGTGGAGTGCTTTCTCGACAGTGATTCCGCCGGCCAAAAGGCGGCTCTGCGCTTCCTTCCGCTGGCCCTGAAGGCAGGGGTCGAGGTCCGCTTCCTCGGAGCGGGGAACACCAGCAAGATCGATCCTGATCTTCTCTTTTTGGAGAAAGGCATCTCCGCTCTCGACGAATTAAGGCGCCACGCCCGCTCCGCTATGGCTTTCGCCTGCCAGAGCTTGTTGCCGGACCCGGCTTCGGCATCGGGGGAGCACAAAGCGCGCGCCTGCCGTGAACTATTTACGCTTGTAGCCCACGTGGATTCTGAAGTGGCCCGCAACGCCTTTTTGGAAGAATCAGCCTCCCATTGGCGCCTTTCAGCAGCATCGCTTCAGCGCGACTTCGCTGCGTTCCTGCAACGCGATCCACAGGCCCGGACGGATCGTCGTGCACAAGCAGCCCCAGTCCTCTCATCAGCAGAGGCACCTGAAGTGAGTTACCAAGACAGCCCGGAGCGACACCTTCTCGCGATATGCATGCAATTTGAGCATCTCGCGAGGGTCTTGAGCCACAATCTTCCTCACGGTTGGATCAACGCGAAAGACCCGGCTGGGCGCCTCCTAAATCGCATCTTGGCGGAGCACGAACAGGAGGCGTGGGCTGGAAAAGATCATTTGCAAGAGCTTCTGGAGGGTCCCGAAGAGGAGCAGCTCGTCGCATCCCTTAGTTTTGATCAATTGCAAGCGGATGAACCTGAGAAACTTGCAGAACAGGCGCTCCAGCAACTCCGCCAACGCTCGTTGGTGCCAAAACTTCGGCAAATAGAACTTGCTTTGGCCAGAGCCGGTGCGGACAGTAACATCGACGCAATTTCTCTACTCCGGCAACGGACAGAATTGCAAAGGCAGCTCCGTGCGCCCTTCCGGTTGCTCGGCGCTGACTAG